Part of the Desulfomonilaceae bacterium genome, GGCCAGGCCGAAATAGACATGAAGTTTAGTCCGCTAGTGCAAATGGGCGACCAACTCATGTGGTTCAAGTATGCGCTGAAAAACGTGGCCAAGCGTCATAACAAGACTGTAACTTTTATGCCCAAACCACTTTTCGAAGACAATGGATCCGGAATGCATACCCATATAAGCATCTGGAAGGGTGGAGAACCTCTTTTTGCCGGCGACAAATACGCCGGACTTTCACAAATGGCTCTTTGGGGAATCGGAGGGATTCTAAAACACGCTCCTGCTCTATGCGGTATTTGCAATCCTACGACCAATTCATACAAGAGACTGGTCCCGGGGTTTGAGGCTCCAGTCAACCTGGCGTATTCCTCCAGAAACCGTTCGGCCTGTTGTAGAATTCCAATGTACAGCGCGTCCCCAAAGGCAAAGAGAATAGAATACCGCACGCCCGATCCTTCATGTAATGGTTATCTCGCGTTCAGCGCCTTGCTGATGGCAGTGATCGATGGAATTGAAAATAAGATGGATCCAGGCCAGCCTCTGGATAAAGACATTTACGCATTGAGCCCTGAAGAACTCAAAAACGTTCCGTCCACTCCTGGAGATCTTGCGGACGCTCTGAAGGCTCTTGAAAATGACCATGAATTCCTGATGAAAGGTGATGTGTTTACCCAGGACGCCATCGACAAATGGATCGAATACAAAACGGATGCTGAACTTAACCCCATTCGAATGAGACCTCATCCTTATGAGTTCGCTCTATACTTTGACATTTAAGAACAGGCCCAAGTTTTTCACTCTGTTTCCTACGCTATTGTAAGAAAAGACTGGACCAGTTGGCCGTCAAAATCACTCTTTGATGTTGACGGCCATTTTTTTCAGATAAGGCGCGTATCAAATCCCGGGTATGTTACAATTAAATCCGGGCCGTATGGCTAGTTTTCCGACAGTAAGCAGCAAGAGGTTCAACAAGAACAATGATTCTGAGAATAGCTCAAGCGCAAATTAATCCAATAGTCGGCGACATCAAAGGCAATATGAGGAAGATACTGTCGCAAATCAGATTAGCGGAAGCGGCGGAAGCGGACCTTGTCACATTTCCGGAGCTTGCATTGACCGGGTACCCGCCGGAGGACCTTCTTCTCAGATCAAGATTTCTATCCGACAATCAAGAGGCGCTCAAGGATTTGGCTCGAGAGCGTTTTGAGGTGGCGGCGCTTGTGGGATTTGCCGATGTTGTGGACGGTGGAGCGCGAAACGCCGCGGCCTTACTATTTGAACGAGAAGTTGTTGGAATTTACCATAAAATGGAACTCCCCAATTACGGGGTTTTTGATGAAAAGAGATATTTTGCCCCTGGGAACAGATGTTTTGTTTTTGATCTGTCTGGGGTCCGTGTCTCGGTGACAATTTGTGAGGATATATGGATACCAGGGTCCATAACAGAGTCCTGCGCCATCAATAACTCCGCGGATATAGTCTTGAACATATCAGGATCCCCGTTCTTCGCCGGGAAATACCAGATAAGAAAGAACATAGCCACACGATTTGCACAGGCTGTAGATTGCGTGGTCTGCTTCAACAACCTTGTTGGAGGCCAGGATGAACTGGTTTTTGACGGAGGCGGTTTCGTTGTTGACGCAAATGGCCGGCTCATTGCGTCGGCCGCCAGATTCAGGGAAGATCTTCTGATAACGGACATTGATGTTTCCCCAAAGCTGAAACCTGTCAAATGCTGGAATCCAATCAGTCCGTGTCCCGAGATTCGTCGGCACGCTGAGGCCAACGTCCGAACGGCTAGTCTTCCTCGCATAACAGAGGAATTGGGGGAGATTGAAGAAATCTTTCAGGCTTTAATATTGGGGCTAGGCGATTACGTTGGAAAGAACCACTTTAAAACGGTTGTGGTCGGTTTAAGTGGCGGTATAGATTCGGCTCTCACCGCGGCCATGGCTGTAGAGGCGCTGGGAGCGGATCGAGTTGTAGGCGTGACTATGCCCTCGGATTTCACGTCAAGCGAGACGTTTTCCGATGCAGGTCTACTGGCGTCAAATCTGGGCATAAGACTGCTAACCGTTCCCATTCCCGACATACACACTGCATTCCTGTCTGCGCTTCGGGACCCATTCGGCCCAGGGCCTTTAGGGCTTGAGAGCGAAAACCTTCAGGCCAGGATTCGAGGGGCAATACTCATGGCGCTATCCAACAGATTTGGATGGCTGGTGTTGACGACTGCAAACAAGAGCGAGACAGCGGTTGGATATTGCACATTGTACGGGGATACGGCGGGAGGCTTCGCCCTGATCAAGGATGTTCCGAAAACCCTGGTCTACAGACTGTCAGAATACGCTAACGAAAAGGCGGGCACGGATATCATTCCTAAATCAATTTTGATGAGGCCTCCCACTGCGGAACTGAGGCCCGATCAGAAAGACGAGGACTCGTTGCCTCCTTACAGTGTTTTGGATCCTATTTTAAAGGCCTATGTTGAAGACGACATGGCCTGTGAGGACATTTCGGGGTTTCCACCGGATACAGTAAGAGAAGTCGCTCGAATGGTCGACATAAACGAATACAAACGAAGACAGGCGCCTCCCGGTGTTAAAATTACTCCCAAAGCTTTCGGTAGGGACAGGCGTCTACCTATAACCAACGGGAGTTCCAATTGCATTCGAAGGGAAAGAGAAAAATGAGAGCTTTAGTATTGACCCACCATCCATCGGAGGGTCCGGGAAATATAGGAAGTTTTCTTCAATCGAGAGGAGTCTCTCTAGATATAATTCCACTTTTCGCCGGTGGAAAAATTCCGCCGGACGCGTTGTATTACGACTCGATAATATCAATGGGTGGTCCAATGAATGTGTATGATGAGGATCTCTATCCTTTTCTGAGGGAAGAGACCGCCCTACTCCAAAAGGCTCTCAGATTTAAGACGCCCTTGCTTGGTATCTGTCTGGGGGCGCAAATGATAGCGAAAGCAGCAGGAGCCAGAGTAGTTCAATCTCCCGAAAAGGAATTGGGGTGGCGGAAGGTCGGATTGACGGGTCTTGGTAAGTCTGACAGGCTCTTTCTCGGGTTACCTACAGAATTTACCGTTTTTCAATGGCATGGAGACATGTTCCAGATTCCCGTCGGGGGCGGTTTGCTGGCATCCGGGGATGCATGCCCTCATCAGGCGTTCAGGTTCGGATCTGGCTACGGACTTCAGTTTCATGTCGAGGTCACCCGCGACATGCTTGCGGATTGGTTCTCCGGGACTCCTGAATGTGAGCCCATAACGGATGAAATGAACAAAATCCAAGGGAATCTTTCAATTATAGCCGATCTTTTGTTCAAGAATTTTTTCAGCTTCATGAAGACTTCCAGCTACACCAGGGGCTTATAAGGAGTAATAGTTGTCGGAAACATCGGGCTTTGAAAAGATAATCCGGGAGTTTAGGATAACTGTCGGATTTCTGACTGTATTTAGAACTCCGGTCGCTCCGGCCCCGGACATGATCGAAATTGGTCGTTCATCCTGGGCCTTTCCCGTCGTGGGAACCATGATAGGGCTTATTCTTGGCCTTTCATACTGGTTTTGTTCCATTCTGTTCCCTCCGACGATTCTTTCGCTTCTGGTTGTGACCTTGTGGGTTGTCTTGACGGGTGGATTACATCTGGATGGCTGGACAGACTGCTGGGACGCTTTCGGAGCCTCCGTTCCGACGGAAAGAAGGCGCGAGATACTTAAAGACTCGAGGCTCGGCGCTTTTGGCGCCATCGCCTTGATATTGTTGATATTGGCCAAAATCTTGACCATCATGAGCATAAAATCCCCTGTGTTAGGAATTTTCATCGCTCCTGTTGTTGGAAGATCGATGATGATACTTGCGTCGCAGGAGGCTAAGACCCCCGATATCGGAATTGGCTCCGGTTTTCTCCAGGGTGTCGACCGAAGGGCTTGCGTTTTTTGCTGGATATTTTCTATAATTACGGGATTATTCGCCGGACTAACAGGCTTGCTCGCTGTCGCCGCCGCTTACGGAGCAGCGACCTGGTTCCGGACCTTCTCCGAATCAAAAGTAGGTTTTGTTAACGGGGACGTTTTGGGGTCCATGTGCGAATTGACTGAAGTAACCGTATTGTTGGCGCTTTGCCTTAAATAGGAATTTCCGGATAATGAGACTAGGCACTACCTCATATATTTACAGGGCTGGAGTAAACACCAATGTTCGCCTCCTGGCGGGCCACACCCAAGACATCGAGTTGCTCTTTTTTGAATTGAACGATTCATGGAACAGCTTTCCATCAGAAGAAGAGATCGATGAATTGGCCCAACTGTCATCCGAGTATGACTTGACCTATACGGCGCATCTACCTTTGGACTTATACCTAGCGGATGAAGATCCAGCGTTAGATAAGGCGATAACGGTGATTGAAGCGACTCGAAAACTTAAACCGCAAGCCTATATTGTTCATGTTGACTCCAAACACAAGCAGTCGAATTACGATTTCAAGGCATGGGAGAGAAACACTCGCTCGTCTTTAGAAACCCTTATACAAGTCGCTGGTGACCCAGGGAAAATTTGTGTTGAAAACCATGATGCGCAACTTCCTTCAATGATGGAGCACATATTGGACATGGTACCAGTTTCATGCTGTCCCGACGTTGGTCATTTGTGGAAACACGGACATAATGCGCTAAAATATCTGGAACAGTGGCTGCCTAGAGCAAGAGTCGTCCATCTTCATGGGGTGGCGGAAACGGACCATAGGAGTCTCGCTTTCGTCCCCTCTTCTCAATTAGACCCCATAGTGGACACTCTGCATAAACACTTTCGAGGTGTAGTCACTATCGAAGTGTTCAATAAGGCTGATTTTCTCGATTCGGTAGAAATTTTCTGGAATTCCCTGGCTAGGCTTATGAGAAAAACGAGGACTCTTGATTCCTTCGCGATGGAAGCCCAATAGGATTTTTTATTTCTCCGATGAAAGGTTCGGGGCGTTGGACCGTTCAGCGTAACTGTCGACCGCGCCGTGAGCAAAAACAAAAAGCCGTCTGAATAATTTTCAGACGGCTTTTTCCGTTCTATGGTTTATGGTGCCGAAGAGGAGACTCGAACTCCTACAGGCTTACGCCCACCAGACCCTGAACCTGGCGCGTCTACCACTTCCGCCACTTCGGCCCATCAGGTATTTTCACATCTTAGCCGGGACCTGTCAAGACCAATATTATGGTCTCAAATCGTCACCTATCATGAAACGTTGATGGTCTTGTCAGCGAACTATTCCAGGACCTTTATGGGCCTGAGGCGGGACAGTAGCTTGGCTGGTTGGTTTGGGGTCGACGATTGCGTCTATTATACGGACAGGGATCTGTAACACTAAATACGGGATGTATAGGACGCTGGCAATCACGGAATTTTCTTCATGAGCCATTGTGGACCAAGATGCTGAATAGTCCGTGGCCTGACATGTTTGGGCCAAACAATATGACTTGGCGCCGAACAACGACACGACCAGACAAATCAAACAAACGGCCTTTTTCATGGACACCGGCATGTGAACCCGCCAAACGAGAGTACTTGAACTAATCTTCGTATGTCTTCGAATCCTTAATTCGATTACTACACTTGTGCAGTAATTGTCGCATAAAAAGCATCCGCAGTCAAGAACGGTTTTGAAGACTGTTTTCGCTAATCAAACTTGACCTGACTGGTTGATCCGTATAATCATAAAAGTTACATTTCAAATATCGGTTTTACGGTTACTCAAAAAGGGGGACGCCCCAACAGGCCCTAATTTATGGATGGCAGACCTTACTGCAGAACTTGATCGACTGAATTTCCAGGCAGAAAACTTGCCATTGTGATTCCTACGATAATATTATGACTTAAAAATAACCGTTGGGGCATTATGTTCCTTTGCCGAAAAGCGCCAATAGCCCATAGGCAAAATAAGAGAGTCTTCCAGGAGGTGAGGTCAATGATTGAATTCTTTGGGAGGAAGGTGTCTCAAAAGGGAGGAGGAAGACCCTATATAATGTCGGCAAAGCTAAAACCGCCGGTAAAATTCTTTATTGATGATTTTCACTATCATCTTGATAAAAAGCCCTTATTAGTCAGAGTTAGTCGTTATAGACTTGTTCCCTGCGTTTTTGAGTTGCTAAGATTTACTAAACAATGGCCTGAGAAGGGAACCGGCGAGAATTATTACGCGTTTACAGGTCAAACACCAGACGGAACATGTTTCAAAGTAGTCGTAAGGAGGGAAAATCCAAACTACGTTTTACAGACTATTTATCCGTTTAAATAAAGAAAACCCATGTGCTCTCATGCCGTGGTTTGAAACCGTTGGGTTGGGACGAGCAGACGGTTAGCCTCTCGATTTATCTTACCCCTCGGACGGCAACGTGGTGAGGCGCTTATGTCCTCTGCACATGGGGTGTCCAATACATTTAAATGTATAATATGTTTTATTTTTATGTCAATTGTTTATATTACACTGCAAACGCTCTAACTTCTCTCCTAAATAGTTCCCCAAGGCTGCGCCATAAACTCCCCCAAATCGAATTGGCAAAGCCAACCCGAGAACAGTAGCAACTAAAGTATTATTGACAGGCGCCCTAATTTAGTCGTAGAAGCTGTACTGATTTTGTTGAGGTTATTGAGTCTACAAGGGTGTCGCAATGGCCAATCTAGAATTGTTGTGTGAGAAAAGGGATGATATCTTACGTTTAGCCGCTACTTACGGGGCCAGAAATGTTCGTATATTCGGTTCCGTGGTGAGGGGCGAGACTGGCGTGGACAGCGACATAGATTTTCTTGTTGATATGGAGCCTGGGCGCACGCTTTTTGACCTTGGAGGGTTGCTCTTTGAACTCCGAGAGTTGCTTGGCGTTGACGTGGATGTAGTGCATGAAGGTGGCCTCCGAGAAAATGTTCGGTCTCAAATCTTGAAAGAAGCGGCCCCGTTATGAGGGATGACCGAGGCCGGCTTGTCGACATGTTGGACGCCATGAATAATATTCAGAATTATACTGTTCTTGGGAAAGAACGCTTTCAAAGAGCTGAAACACATCCCAATATTCCAGCCAAGCAATTTAATATTCTTCGGATTTCTACCAGATGGTAGCGCCACCGCCACTGAATTTTCCGGCAGTGAACTGATTGTAATTACGAATGATTGTTTGTTCAAAATGTTTACGGTCGCAGACCTCGCTAAAACCAGTCTAATTTATGTCTCAACGTTTTTGAAGCGCTTTTTTGATCTTGACCTTTTTAGCGCCTTTCTTGAACAAACTTTATTTCTGTTACTTGACAATCACGGTTCTCAAAACAATACTAAATAACATATACAAAGGTAACTCATCAAAAAAAGGATGGCTCAGGGACAAAATGTCGGAATACGATATTCTTCTCGAAGAGTCGGGGACAAAAGCTAACCTCATGGGGAACTACGCTTTTGTGAGAGGCATGATTGAAAGTGGGGTACAAGTAGCTACATGCTATCCTGGAAGCCCTACGGCCGAGATGGCGAACGCTTTACTGGCGATATCGCAGAAAGCCGGTATTTATTTCGAAATTTCTACCAACGAAAAGGTTGCTTTAGAAATTGCGGCGACATCCGCGATTGTTGGACGTCCATCCGTATGCTGGATGAAATCAGTCGGCCTCAATGTCGCTGCTGACACTGCTGTTCAACTCTCATACCTGACCATGCCGGGTGGACTTGTGGTCATTCTGGGCGATGATCCAGGGCATCTAAGTTCACAGAATGAGCAAGACAACCGTTATTACGCCAGACTCGCCTATGTTCCCTTTATAGAGCCTTCTGATCCCCAGGAAGCAAAAGATTTCCTGGTATCCGCGATGGAGGTTTCTCAAAAGTATCAGGCTCCGATTTTCGTTCGGGCCACTACTCGAAATTGTCACCAGGTCGGGCCTGTAATATTTGGTGAAAAAGCTCCTCCAAAAGCTGAACTAAACTGGAATAACGCAGAGATGAAGCGTGAGGGCGGCTATGTTCCATTACCAGGGACCTTCCCGCCTCTCAAACGTAAAGCTCTCCAAAATCTTGCCAAAATCAGGGATGAATTTGAAAACCTCGGCGTCAATAAATCAATGCGGGTCGGGCCTGATGAGCCTACGACAAAAATAATTTCTTACGGACATACTTTTCAGGCTACGGTTAGCGCTCTGGAGCATATTGGAGGAAGCGCGGACATTCTTAAACTGGGCATGACACATCCCCTACCCAAAGCAGCCATCGAAAGATTTATAGAATCCGGGGACCAGGTTCACATCCTTGAGGAACTTGACCCTATTCTCGAAAACGAAATAAAGAGTTTTTGTTATGATCAGGGGATACAAGCCAATATTATCGGAAAGTCCGGCCTGGAAGAAGAACTCGATTTGATGATAGGTGAATACGATCCTACGAGACTGGTCAAGATATTGGGACAAAGACTTGGACTGGACACATCCCTGGATTACTACGAAAGTTCGGTGACAGTTCCCGTGAGATCTCCGCAACTTTGTCCGGGCTGTGGGCACAGAACCGCCTTTTACGCGACCAAGAAGGCTATTGGGAAAGACAAGGAAGCTTTTTCCATGGCTGACATAGGGTGCTACTCCCTCGGGTATCTCCCCCCTTATAATCTGGGAAACCTTCTTTATTGCATGGGATCAGGCGCTCCTGCAGCCAGCGCAGTTTCAAAGGCGTTTCCGTCGGAGCCGGTCATAAGTTTTGTGGGCGATTCGACATTTTTTCACGCCGCTATGCCGGGAATAGTTAACGCGGTTTATAACAAACACCGTCAGGTGATTATGGTGATGGACAACGGCATCACAGCCATGACAGGCCATCAACCGAATCCAAATAGCGGGTTCGGAGCCAACGGCCCTGCTCCAAGAATATCAATTGACGAAATTCTAAAAGCTTTCGGAATCCGTTTTATTGAACGAGTGCCTTCCTATGATTGCGCAAAGGTTGAAGAAGCCTTGAAAAGAGCCTTTGAGTTCGCGCAATCTCCCGATGGAGGAGTGGCTGTTGTCATTCAGCAGGAGCCGTGCGCTCTATATAGAACACGAATGGAACGTAAAGCCGGAAAACTGGCGAACCCTCTTCGAATTGACTTGGACATATGTCGAAACATACAGAACTGCCTCAAGGGCTTCGCTTGTCCGGCTATTGAAAGGTTAGATGATCAGAGAGTCTTTATCAACACCGATTTGTGCATTGGCTGCGCTACCTGTGTTCAAACTTGCCCTATGAAAGAAAAGCCGATGAAAAGGATCGAAGATTTCCAGAGGGTTTAAAAAATGAATGGATCTAACTTGAACATCTATGTAAGCGGAGTTGGAGGATTCGGAATTGGGTCCGTTACTCGCATTCTTTCTTCAGCGGCTCAAATAAAGGGTTGGAAAGCTATAGGCTCGGAGACACACGGTTTGGCCCAACGCGGAGGAGTGGTAATCTCAACCCTGAGAATTGGTCAGGACATTGAGGGAAGCCCTTTGATAATTAAGGGCGAGGCCAACATAGTTGTTGCTCTTGAACCTCTTGAGGCGTTGCGCTCGATGCCTTTTTTGAAACGTAACGGAGTGATCATCTATAACACGCAGAGATTTCAGCCCTTGGCAGTAAGGCTCGGGATGGCCGATTACCCTTCCCTGGATGCAATTAAGCTGGAACTTGAGAAAGTCACAAACAGGGTTATACCTGTCGACGCAAGCGCAAAAGCGAAGCAATTAGGTTTGTCGGAAAGCGCTAATGTTATCCTCCTGGGTAGACTTACTCGTGAGAAGGCTTTGCCTTTTGACATGGAAACTATGATAGAGGCTGTGCGGCAAACTACCCCCCCACAATATATTGATATCAACATCAAAGCCCTTGATGTTGGTTAGGCGCTGGAAAGATTCCGGGCGTAAAGTCGGGATTTTCAAGTAAGATCTAAAGTTCCAGACCAAGAAGACGTGAAGCGTTTCGCCATAAAATGGCTTCTATGACTTCAGGATTGTACGGCAACCTTCGCACCTGCTCAACCTGTGACTTGATAGACCAAAGGTTAGGCCAGTCACTCCCAAATACAAAGCGATCATAGTATTGCTCGAGTTTTGGGAAATGGTCAGGTATTTGAGCCGGAGGGATACCAGAGATGTCGATGTGAAGATTGGAATGTCTTCTCAACATCCACTCGGCTTGCTTATACCAGAAGGGTCTGCCACCATGACACATGAGAATGCTAAGATGAGGAAAATCGTTCGCCACATCATCGAGGAGAAGCGGGTCGGCAAAACGAATTAGAGAGTTGGGAAACAGTGATGTCCCTGTATGAAACATCACTATCGAATCAAGGCTCTGAGCGACTTCATAAGCCGGGTACATTCTAGAATCGTCTGGGTAGTAATGGCCGTAAGATGGTAAAAGTTTCAAGCCCTTGCACCCTAAAGACTTTAGAGCATGTTCCGCCTGGACTCCGCAGCCAATCGACGAATTTATATCTATGGCGCCAAAAGGTACCAGATTGGTGTCACCTCCGGCGAACTCTACTGTGAATTCATTCGGAACCACCCCTGTGACCTTTGGTGAGTATTCGGAGAGCAAAACAGCCTTGTCAACTCCTTCAGCCCGAAGAAAGGCCCCGAAGGTTTCGGGAGTCAGAGCCTCCATCGCCTTTAAAGCCTCAGTTCCATACTGCGTTATGAAATAATCTATGAAGGAGCTGATAAGATGCTCGCGTTTCCCTACATGCACGTGAAAGTCAATAACATTCAATTTTATTACCTTCCCTACTGATATTCAGGACCGATGAGCGCCCATCATCAAGAGTCCCCCAATAGGTGTTTCCACTTTCATCTGAAAAGACTTAGCTGTCGCAAATAAATTTGACCGAGGCTGGGATCCTGCGAATACCTCACATATCTGGCATTGGTTTCATTAGCTGAGTAATGTTCAAAACCCGGCCACTGGTCATAAGGGTCTGTTTTTGTTTTTTCTTCGGTAAACCAGTTTTTCCAATTCTGGCCATCTTCCGAGAAATCTATTTTCCATGACTTTGGAACGGTCTCCTCATTTCCCCAGACAATTCTGAGACGTGATATCGGGACGGATTTTTCAAGATCCAAGAGCACAGCGGAATCCTTCCCGGCAGGAATTTCCAGGCCTCTTGGGCCGGGATATCCTTTCAGGATGCTAAGCCCGTCATCTCTGGCTTTGCCGGAAACCAACACCTTTGCGTCCTTTGAATAGTCAGCAAAATATGAGTCAGGTGGCGACTGCAATCTGTTGGATTCCGTCAACGGAAGGCCAAATATTTTCTGTTTGACATCATTGAAAAGAGCTTTCGCCATGACAAAATTGGCGCCATTAGTCACGTGACACCAATCGGTAAATACCCATTCACGAGTGCGGTCAAATATTTGAGTGAGATCCAGAACTTCAAAATGAGCTTCCTGCGCCCTTTTCTTAATCTTGTCCACAAATTCGTTATATGTCATACGAGAATCGTAGAATCCTATCTTCTCCATACCCGTGACTTTTTCTATTTCCTGTTCGATAGGCGTACGCTCTTTCTTGCTGTTCCTGAACATCGGCTGCAAGGCAAACACGTGCGGGACACGATCCGACTGCAAGCTGGAATGATATATAGCCATCACATCAGCAACCTGCTGAATATTATTTCTAAGGTATTGCATCATTTCCGGAGTCGGGTCCTGCGGGTGAGCGGCAAATCCCCTATTCTCCATCAGAATCCCGGGCCCTTCGCCTTTTTCCATGGCCAACCAGGTAAAAAAATATGTGTTGCGTTTTAGCCACAGAGTCGCGTAATTGAGTAGGCCTTTCCGACTCATGTCCATGATTTCACTGGTAACTTCGAAATAAGGCCCTTCAGAGAAATAATTCCAATCCTTCAAGGGCCGAGCCACAGTATGGACCTCATTAGCCCCATCAAGAGCGATGACCAAATCCGGACTATAGAGACGGAGTTTAGCCAGGTAGCGCATTAGATTGTTTTGATAAACAAAACCTGGCACACCGGCGTTGATTACACGAACTCTCTTCCCTCCTATTTTTTGCCTGATGTCGGGGTCCGCGTTCATCAATTCCTGGATAATATGGGGGATAGTCCACCGAAAAGTAACTTCGTAATAATCACAGATAGCGTCCGAAGGAGGAACAGGGCCTCTTCCATAAACTACAGAACCGCCTGTAACGATAACCCTGAATTCATCTTTAGGTTTTTCCGCTGGAACGTTTTCAAAATCCTTGAAGCTTTCATCGTCGATATACTCGAGGGAGTTTCCGAGGCGGGTGTTCCTGACAGCAGCGAATCCCGGGGTAGGCTCATACCCGAATTGAGGAGCCACCGTCTGGGAACTCCTTCTGGCAAGATCCATGTCCTTGCCCTTATAAGCTTGTCCGAGCGGAGAATCCTTGACTTTCAGATACGCGTAGTATTCAAGCCCAGCTAGAGCGCCAAAAATGACCGCAAAAATGAAAGTTATATAGAGAAAAACAAATACAAATTTCCTTAAAAATCCCTTTGGTTTCCTGTTTTCTGTAAGACTCACTTTTCTTTCTCATCTGGAGCAAAATATTGCTAAGGCGCTTCTGAAGGAAGAATCTCTTCAGAAACGCCTTTGGATTGAACTACGCATCGAGCGTCGTCTGAGCCTAAATTGACCTGTTTCAAAACACCGTTCAGCAATAGCGGACCAAGTCCCAAGGTCGTTTAGAACAGAGTGTAAATGAACGGCGCTGCGGCGGGCGACAAAGAAGCCAAAATTATAAATCCAGAAAGAATCACAAGGACTATCAGTATGGGGGCTAACCAAAATTTCTTTCTGACCTTCATAAAATCCCAAAACTCTTTTACCAACGACATGTTTGTTCCTCCTTAGCGCCCGGCCCCTAAAGCCTTCATTAACAAGCTGATCTCATCACCATTAAGTATCTGCGTCAACTCTTCTTTCCCATTGCGGAACCAATACTAAAATTGTTTCTGATATCTCTCG contains:
- a CDS encoding indolepyruvate oxidoreductase subunit beta → MNGSNLNIYVSGVGGFGIGSVTRILSSAAQIKGWKAIGSETHGLAQRGGVVISTLRIGQDIEGSPLIIKGEANIVVALEPLEALRSMPFLKRNGVIIYNTQRFQPLAVRLGMADYPSLDAIKLELEKVTNRVIPVDASAKAKQLGLSESANVILLGRLTREKALPFDMETMIEAVRQTTPPQYIDINIKALDVG
- a CDS encoding amidohydrolase family protein; translation: MNVIDFHVHVGKREHLISSFIDYFITQYGTEALKAMEALTPETFGAFLRAEGVDKAVLLSEYSPKVTGVVPNEFTVEFAGGDTNLVPFGAIDINSSIGCGVQAEHALKSLGCKGLKLLPSYGHYYPDDSRMYPAYEVAQSLDSIVMFHTGTSLFPNSLIRFADPLLLDDVANDFPHLSILMCHGGRPFWYKQAEWMLRRHSNLHIDISGIPPAQIPDHFPKLEQYYDRFVFGSDWPNLWSIKSQVEQVRRLPYNPEVIEAILWRNASRLLGLEL
- a CDS encoding discoidin domain-containing protein yields the protein MSLTENRKPKGFLRKFVFVFLYITFIFAVIFGALAGLEYYAYLKVKDSPLGQAYKGKDMDLARRSSQTVAPQFGYEPTPGFAAVRNTRLGNSLEYIDDESFKDFENVPAEKPKDEFRVIVTGGSVVYGRGPVPPSDAICDYYEVTFRWTIPHIIQELMNADPDIRQKIGGKRVRVINAGVPGFVYQNNLMRYLAKLRLYSPDLVIALDGANEVHTVARPLKDWNYFSEGPYFEVTSEIMDMSRKGLLNYATLWLKRNTYFFTWLAMEKGEGPGILMENRGFAAHPQDPTPEMMQYLRNNIQQVADVMAIYHSSLQSDRVPHVFALQPMFRNSKKERTPIEQEIEKVTGMEKIGFYDSRMTYNEFVDKIKKRAQEAHFEVLDLTQIFDRTREWVFTDWCHVTNGANFVMAKALFNDVKQKIFGLPLTESNRLQSPPDSYFADYSKDAKVLVSGKARDDGLSILKGYPGPRGLEIPAGKDSAVLLDLEKSVPISRLRIVWGNEETVPKSWKIDFSEDGQNWKNWFTEEKTKTDPYDQWPGFEHYSANETNARYVRYSQDPSLGQIYLRQLSLFR
- a CDS encoding DUF5989 family protein, which encodes MSLVKEFWDFMKVRKKFWLAPILIVLVILSGFIILASLSPAAAPFIYTLF